A single Methylomonas sp. AM2-LC DNA region contains:
- a CDS encoding NADH:ubiquinone reductase (Na(+)-transporting) subunit D, which produces MDKETKKVLFEPLVDNNPITLQVLGVCSALAVTSQMSTSLIMALALTSVTACSSAAISFVREHTPSSIRIIVQMIIIASLVIVVDQLLRAFAFDVSKKLSVFVGLIITNCIVMGRAEAYAMKNPPWQSFIDGIGNGLGYSLILIMVAFVRETLGSGKLLGFDVLPLVKDGGWYVPNGLMLLPPSAFFIIGLIIWGFRTWKPKQVEHNEFKILSIAHGEGGHH; this is translated from the coding sequence ATGGATAAAGAAACTAAAAAAGTACTATTTGAACCCTTGGTCGATAATAACCCAATCACTTTGCAAGTGTTAGGGGTATGTTCTGCACTGGCGGTTACTTCGCAAATGTCCACCTCATTGATTATGGCTCTAGCTTTGACTTCGGTTACTGCTTGTTCAAGTGCCGCCATTAGCTTTGTGCGTGAACATACACCTAGTAGTATCCGTATTATTGTACAGATGATCATTATTGCTTCACTGGTTATTGTGGTCGATCAATTGTTACGTGCCTTTGCTTTTGATGTTAGTAAAAAGTTATCGGTATTTGTGGGATTGATTATCACCAACTGTATCGTCATGGGTCGGGCTGAAGCGTATGCGATGAAAAACCCACCTTGGCAGAGCTTTATTGATGGTATCGGCAATGGTTTGGGCTATAGTTTGATTCTGATTATGGTTGCATTTGTTCGGGAAACACTGGGTTCAGGTAAATTACTGGGTTTCGACGTATTACCGCTAGTCAAAGACGGTGGCTGGTACGTACCAAATGGCTTAATGCTGTTACCACCCAGTGCATTTTTTATCATTGGCCTGATTATCTGGGGGTTTCGTACCTGGAAACCAAAACAGGTTGAACATAACGAGTTTAAAATCTTGTCGATTGCTCACGGTGAAGGAGGGCATCACTAA
- the nqrE gene encoding NADH:ubiquinone reductase (Na(+)-transporting) subunit E yields MEAYISLFIKAVFIENLALSFFLGMCTFLAVSKKISTAMGLGIAVMVVQTLTVPANNFIYQTLLKEDALSWIGITGVDLSFLSLLSCIGMIAAIVQILEMILDKFFPALYQALGIFLPLITVNCAILAGSLFMIERDYNFSESVVYGIGSGFGWALAITVMAGVREKLKYSDIPAALQGLGITFITAGLMSLGFMAFSGIQL; encoded by the coding sequence ATGGAAGCCTATATCAGTCTATTTATTAAAGCGGTATTCATAGAAAATTTAGCCTTGTCGTTTTTCTTGGGTATGTGTACTTTTTTAGCGGTATCTAAGAAAATTTCCACTGCGATGGGTTTGGGTATTGCAGTTATGGTGGTACAAACCTTAACGGTACCCGCCAATAACTTTATTTACCAAACACTGTTGAAAGAAGATGCTTTGTCATGGATAGGTATTACCGGGGTTGACCTTAGCTTTTTAAGCTTGCTCAGCTGTATCGGTATGATTGCTGCTATCGTGCAAATTCTGGAAATGATACTGGATAAATTTTTTCCAGCGTTATATCAAGCTTTAGGTATTTTCTTGCCGTTGATTACAGTTAACTGCGCGATTCTGGCCGGTAGTTTGTTCATGATTGAACGTGACTACAACTTCAGTGAAAGTGTGGTGTATGGTATAGGCAGTGGTTTTGGCTGGGCTTTGGCAATTACAGTCATGGCTGGTGTGCGCGAGAAACTCAAATACAGTGATATTCCTGCTGCCTTACAAGGTTTGGGAATCACTTTTATTACCGCTGGCTTGATGTCTTTGGGCTTCATGGCTTTCTCTGGAATTCAATTATAA
- the nqrF gene encoding NADH:ubiquinone reductase (Na(+)-transporting) subunit F, which produces MLEIALGVIFFTVIVIALVFLIIGAKSKLVASGDAEILINNEKKIHVPVGSKLLTALSENQLFVSSACGGGGTCGQCKVKVLSGGGDILPTELSHISKREAAHGERLACQVSVKQNMNVEVEDSVFGVKKWECTVKSNDNVATFIKELVLELPAGEAINYRAGGYIQIECPPHVSKYADMDVADEYRPDWDKFNLWRYVSDVKEPTLRAYSMASYPEEKEIMLNVRIATPPPNAPEGTAPGIMSSFIFNLKPGDKVFVSGPYGEFYAKETDNEMVFVGGGAGMAPMRSHIFDQLRRLKSKRKMTFWYGARSKREMFYVEDFDMLAKENDNFEWHVALSDALPEDNWTGYTGFIHNVLFEEFLKNHPSPEDCEYYMCGPPIMNSSVINMLLANGVDPENIFLDDFGG; this is translated from the coding sequence ATGCTGGAAATTGCATTAGGGGTTATTTTCTTCACGGTTATCGTGATAGCGCTGGTGTTTTTAATCATCGGTGCGAAAAGCAAATTGGTGGCCTCTGGAGATGCGGAAATTCTTATCAATAATGAAAAGAAGATCCATGTCCCGGTTGGTTCTAAATTATTAACGGCGCTGTCCGAAAATCAATTATTTGTATCATCGGCTTGCGGTGGTGGTGGTACTTGTGGGCAGTGTAAAGTCAAGGTACTGAGTGGTGGTGGCGATATTCTGCCTACCGAATTGTCCCACATCAGCAAACGTGAAGCCGCACATGGCGAACGTCTGGCTTGCCAGGTATCTGTCAAGCAAAACATGAATGTCGAAGTTGAAGACAGCGTGTTTGGGGTTAAAAAATGGGAGTGTACGGTTAAGTCTAACGACAACGTAGCCACTTTTATTAAGGAATTGGTACTGGAATTGCCAGCAGGTGAAGCCATTAACTACCGTGCGGGTGGTTATATCCAAATCGAATGTCCACCGCATGTTTCAAAATATGCTGATATGGATGTGGCGGATGAATACCGTCCAGATTGGGATAAATTCAATCTGTGGCGCTATGTGTCTGATGTTAAAGAGCCCACATTACGTGCTTATTCGATGGCTTCTTATCCAGAAGAAAAAGAAATTATGTTGAACGTGCGGATTGCTACTCCGCCACCCAATGCGCCTGAGGGAACAGCTCCGGGTATCATGTCATCATTTATTTTTAATCTGAAGCCTGGCGATAAAGTATTTGTTTCCGGTCCTTATGGCGAGTTTTACGCTAAAGAAACCGATAACGAAATGGTATTCGTCGGCGGTGGTGCGGGTATGGCACCTATGCGTTCACATATCTTTGATCAATTACGCAGGCTGAAATCTAAGCGTAAAATGACTTTCTGGTATGGTGCACGTAGCAAACGCGAAATGTTCTATGTAGAAGATTTTGATATGCTGGCTAAAGAAAACGATAACTTTGAATGGCATGTGGCCTTGTCTGATGCGTTACCAGAAGATAACTGGACTGGTTACACAGGTTTTATTCATAACGTGTTGTTTGAAGAATTCCTGAAAAACCATCCGTCACCTGAAGATTGTGAATACTACATGTGCGGACCTCCAATCATGAACTCTTCAGTGATTAATATGTTGCTGGCAAACGGTGTTGATCCAGAAAACATCTTCCTGGATGACTTCGGCGGCTAA
- the nqrM gene encoding (Na+)-NQR maturation NqrM — protein MGIFLATFLVMIIVLTVMAVGVIFGRHAIKGSCGGTGNCICETKCDKRKKLDAEQAALAENVEMNSPHKHFQIKQVPEN, from the coding sequence ATGGGCATTTTTCTAGCTACATTTTTAGTGATGATCATCGTGTTAACTGTCATGGCGGTTGGCGTAATATTTGGCAGACATGCCATTAAAGGCTCATGCGGTGGCACTGGTAATTGTATTTGCGAAACAAAGTGTGATAAACGCAAAAAACTGGACGCAGAACAAGCTGCATTGGCAGAAAATGTGGAGATGAATAGTCCGCACAAACATTTTCAGATAAAACAAGTGCCTGAAAATTGA
- the grxC gene encoding glutaredoxin 3, whose protein sequence is MPEIIIYTAALCPYCTMAKKLFDRKGASYKEINVDSQPGLRQEMMEKTKRRTVPQIYIGDHHVGGYDDLYALEVQKKLDDLLQA, encoded by the coding sequence ATGCCGGAAATCATTATTTATACTGCTGCACTCTGCCCGTATTGCACCATGGCTAAAAAACTATTTGATAGAAAAGGGGCAAGTTATAAAGAAATCAATGTTGATAGCCAGCCCGGTTTACGTCAGGAAATGATGGAAAAAACAAAACGACGTACCGTACCACAAATCTATATCGGTGACCACCATGTGGGGGGCTATGATGATTTATACGCTCTGGAAGTACAAAAAAAACTTGACGATTTATTGCAGGCTTAA
- a CDS encoding class II aldolase/adducin family protein, with amino-acid sequence MSIQTIMQEQEGVIKYQLHHQHHPLGAEIDLLEINAWRSILFQLKLIGQRTDKYGGLGFGNISRRLVPSSNQFVISGSQTGQLAELNPEHYVLIQRAEPDTNSIYSRGLYPPSSEALTHASVYQQDADIQAVIHVHSPELWHNTLPLKIPYTHANIAYGTTDMAQAVANLFISRQLNDVGLFSMLGHEDGIVAFGPTFAEASTLLIKTLIKSRIEYPYPYR; translated from the coding sequence GTGAGTATCCAAACCATCATGCAGGAACAAGAAGGTGTTATCAAATATCAGTTACATCATCAACACCACCCGTTAGGGGCTGAAATTGATTTACTGGAAATCAATGCCTGGCGTAGCATACTGTTTCAACTTAAACTGATTGGTCAACGCACCGATAAATACGGCGGACTCGGGTTTGGCAATATTAGTCGCCGCTTGGTTCCCAGTAGTAATCAGTTTGTCATTAGTGGATCGCAAACTGGACAGTTAGCGGAACTTAACCCAGAACACTATGTACTGATACAGAGAGCCGAACCAGACACAAACAGTATTTACTCCAGAGGCTTATATCCGCCCTCGTCTGAAGCCCTTACCCACGCCTCAGTTTATCAGCAAGACGCTGACATACAAGCCGTTATTCATGTGCATAGCCCTGAGCTATGGCATAACACCTTGCCATTGAAAATACCTTATACGCATGCCAATATCGCTTATGGTACAACAGACATGGCCCAAGCAGTTGCCAATTTATTTATTAGTCGGCAACTCAATGATGTAGGCTTATTTAGCATGTTAGGACATGAGGATGGTATTGTTGCTTTCGGACCTACGTTTGCAGAAGCCAGCACTTTATTAATTAAAACATTGATTAAGTCACGTATTGAGTATCCGTACCCATATCGTTAG
- a CDS encoding mechanosensitive ion channel domain-containing protein, giving the protein MKLNLVLTFFILIQLLFNSINISYAVNQSPTAKLLTQADLQQHIQAITDKQNLSDEVKKRILAIYADSEDNLKEAISQEALAETFKQSLSSSPLESKRLQRQITDADESLKNRKQEKLALFPTDELEQRLIIEKSRLSDLDAEISRIDGLINEHLNRPQLIREKIADIKNKQASNQLEQQNLSVRGLESLPEKEAIQIRQDMRGRLLNATLKTLEMESISEPLTLQALKDRKSLLNIQREQLSMLVAELDNFLLDRRQLEIDKQQAELLLAEKAAEGKHPLIQAATKQNMAYSRNLQDITKNMEQFSAQRNELDQRFKQLEKDFQTAEQKINLAGLSPALGNLLREQRRNLPQHKQYNTLNDNVQNEIAQASLEAFKLDEVKKNLADVSQELATRMDAELPADTSDVEKLKIRTELRMLLNDQKDLVLRLTGVYSEYSRVLGDVDFSLQQMLTIADKYSAYLDQRLLWVPSAPIIDKFYLKEIARSMVWFVKPTNWLQIVVSLWQGVGSYPFVALLGLGFVSIHWRLKDTIKQRLLLLLPKKSTSSQHIFSFFNTLLALAYVLILSLSGPLLMVWIGAILAVSGSKDFFSHAVSVGLFSAAVSLTVTQFFYGLFKPDGIAETLFHWEHRTSYLVFSQFKWGRFVLVPCIFIVAMTTGNDVYSDYSYALGRTALIVMMLAFMYLFHNLTHPKKGLGKDFYQYEHTWSKALPYLGYFIAVAIPLIIIGFAVEGYYQSALELEQKLLFTLRLMFLTILFHELAQRWLAVTQRQLALQNARELRKHIEQTASTTNTAETAFVPEETLLDISKINQQSHQLLTTVIVLMVLIGCWIIWSEILPAFSVFDRIQLWQHSMLVDGKETLQPITLTNLLISLAYAGLAFVFVANFPALVDLLSIGKFKMTPGSRYALIQLTRYFLISIAFLSIANELGGSWSQVQWLVAALSVGLGFGLQEIFANMVSGIIILFERPIRVGDTVTVGEVTGRVSRIQMRATHIIDWDRKELVVPNKIFITDRLVNWTLSDTVTRLVVSVGVAYGSDVEQVDTILNEAIAKTPSVLKEPAPNVVFTGLGENALLFDIHVFVHELTERIAVKHSLHKNIYEALQTHHIEIPYPQRDVHIRSFTNVTLPV; this is encoded by the coding sequence ATGAAGCTTAACCTAGTCTTAACCTTTTTTATCCTGATACAACTGTTGTTTAATAGTATAAATATAAGCTATGCAGTCAATCAGAGCCCAACTGCTAAACTACTAACGCAAGCCGATTTACAACAACATATACAAGCCATTACTGACAAACAGAATTTGTCTGACGAGGTAAAAAAACGTATTTTGGCAATCTATGCAGACAGTGAGGATAATCTTAAAGAAGCAATATCACAAGAAGCGTTGGCCGAAACCTTTAAACAATCCCTGTCCAGCTCACCCCTGGAAAGTAAACGTTTGCAACGACAAATTACCGATGCGGATGAAAGTCTAAAAAACCGTAAGCAAGAAAAATTGGCTTTGTTTCCCACTGACGAATTGGAACAGCGCTTGATTATTGAGAAATCGCGTTTAAGCGATTTGGATGCGGAAATTAGTCGGATTGATGGATTGATTAACGAACATTTGAATCGCCCACAACTTATCCGTGAAAAAATTGCCGATATTAAAAATAAGCAAGCCAGTAATCAGCTGGAACAGCAAAACTTAAGTGTGCGAGGGTTGGAAAGTCTTCCAGAAAAGGAGGCTATACAAATCCGCCAGGATATGCGAGGCAGGTTGCTTAATGCAACCTTGAAAACCTTGGAAATGGAAAGCATCAGCGAACCTTTAACTTTGCAAGCTTTAAAAGATCGTAAAAGTTTACTGAATATACAGCGCGAACAATTGAGTATGTTGGTGGCCGAGCTGGATAATTTTTTGTTGGACAGACGCCAGTTGGAAATAGATAAACAACAGGCGGAATTGTTGCTGGCTGAAAAAGCAGCTGAAGGCAAGCATCCATTGATTCAGGCTGCGACCAAACAGAACATGGCTTACAGTCGTAATCTGCAGGATATTACCAAGAATATGGAGCAATTTTCCGCGCAGCGTAACGAATTGGATCAACGATTTAAGCAACTGGAAAAAGATTTCCAAACGGCTGAACAAAAAATTAATTTAGCCGGTTTAAGTCCTGCCTTGGGTAATTTGCTCCGCGAACAACGCCGCAATCTACCGCAACATAAGCAATACAATACCCTCAACGATAATGTGCAAAATGAAATTGCACAAGCTAGTCTGGAAGCTTTCAAGCTGGATGAGGTGAAAAAGAATCTGGCAGATGTCAGTCAGGAGCTGGCAACACGTATGGATGCAGAATTGCCGGCTGATACCAGTGATGTGGAAAAATTGAAAATACGTACTGAATTACGTATGTTGCTGAATGATCAAAAGGATTTAGTGTTGCGGCTAACCGGTGTGTATAGCGAGTATTCGCGAGTATTGGGCGATGTGGATTTCAGTTTACAACAAATGCTGACTATCGCAGATAAATACAGCGCTTATTTGGATCAGCGATTGTTATGGGTACCCAGTGCTCCAATTATTGATAAATTTTACTTAAAAGAAATTGCACGCTCTATGGTTTGGTTTGTTAAACCAACAAACTGGCTGCAAATAGTGGTCAGTCTTTGGCAGGGTGTTGGTAGCTATCCATTTGTGGCACTATTGGGTTTAGGCTTTGTCAGTATTCATTGGCGACTGAAAGATACGATTAAACAACGCTTGTTGTTGCTGTTACCTAAAAAAAGTACCAGTAGTCAGCATATCTTCAGTTTTTTCAATACGCTGTTAGCCCTAGCCTATGTCTTGATATTGTCTTTATCCGGCCCGTTACTGATGGTATGGATAGGTGCAATTTTGGCGGTTAGTGGCAGCAAAGATTTTTTTAGTCATGCCGTTTCTGTCGGTTTATTTTCTGCTGCGGTGTCCCTGACGGTGACTCAGTTTTTTTATGGATTATTCAAACCGGATGGTATTGCTGAAACTTTGTTTCACTGGGAGCATAGAACCAGCTATTTAGTGTTTAGCCAGTTTAAATGGGGGCGGTTTGTCTTAGTACCTTGTATCTTTATTGTGGCCATGACCACGGGTAACGACGTTTATTCAGATTATAGTTATGCTTTAGGTAGAACTGCATTAATTGTAATGATGCTGGCCTTTATGTATTTGTTTCATAATCTTACCCATCCCAAAAAAGGACTTGGAAAAGATTTTTACCAGTACGAACACACCTGGAGTAAAGCCTTACCCTATTTGGGATACTTTATCGCTGTCGCCATCCCGCTGATTATTATTGGTTTTGCTGTAGAGGGTTACTACCAGAGCGCTTTAGAGTTAGAACAAAAACTATTATTTACCCTGCGTTTGATGTTTCTCACCATATTGTTTCATGAGTTGGCTCAGCGTTGGCTGGCAGTGACTCAGCGGCAATTGGCTTTACAAAATGCCCGAGAACTTCGTAAACATATAGAACAGACTGCCAGCACCACAAATACTGCAGAAACAGCGTTTGTGCCTGAAGAAACACTGTTGGATATTTCTAAAATTAATCAGCAAAGTCATCAATTACTCACGACTGTGATCGTGTTGATGGTGTTGATTGGTTGTTGGATTATATGGAGCGAAATATTGCCTGCTTTTTCTGTATTCGACCGTATTCAATTATGGCAGCACAGTATGCTGGTAGATGGCAAAGAAACCCTGCAACCGATTACACTGACTAATCTATTAATTTCGCTGGCTTATGCTGGATTGGCTTTCGTATTTGTTGCTAATTTTCCTGCTTTGGTAGATTTGTTATCCATAGGCAAGTTTAAGATGACGCCGGGTAGTCGCTATGCCTTGATTCAATTAACCCGTTATTTTTTGATTAGCATTGCTTTTTTATCCATTGCTAATGAATTGGGTGGCAGTTGGTCGCAAGTACAGTGGCTGGTGGCGGCATTGAGTGTTGGTTTAGGTTTTGGTTTACAGGAAATCTTTGCCAATATGGTGTCTGGTATTATTATCCTGTTTGAGCGACCCATTAGAGTCGGTGATACCGTGACGGTAGGCGAAGTAACCGGACGTGTCAGTCGGATACAGATGCGTGCTACCCATATTATCGATTGGGATAGAAAAGAGTTAGTAGTGCCTAATAAAATCTTCATTACCGACCGTCTGGTTAACTGGACCTTGTCGGATACTGTCACGCGTCTGGTGGTATCGGTGGGTGTAGCTTATGGTTCTGATGTAGAGCAGGTGGATACCATTCTTAACGAGGCTATTGCCAAAACGCCATCGGTGTTAAAAGAGCCGGCACCTAATGTGGTTTTTACGGGACTGGGTGAGAACGCTCTGCTGTTTGATATCCATGTGTTTGTGCACGAATTAACCGAAAGAATTGCTGTAAAACACAGTTTGCATAAAAATATTTATGAAGCTTTACAGACTCATCATATAGAAATTCCGTATCCACAACGCGATGTTCATATTCGTTCATTTACTAATGTGACGTTGCCAGTTTAG
- a CDS encoding EVE domain-containing protein: protein MQYWLMKSEPDAFGIDDLFQRPQQTEPWDGVRNYQARNMLRDEMKTGDQVFFYHSNCDEPGIVGIAQIVREGYPDHTAFDPDNKHFDPKSHPDKPSWYMVDVKFVRKLSRTISLRELKLKTELAELALLRRGNRLSIMPVNAEQWQFILALE from the coding sequence ATGCAATATTGGCTGATGAAATCTGAACCGGACGCGTTTGGTATTGATGATTTATTCCAGCGCCCACAACAAACAGAACCCTGGGATGGTGTGCGTAATTATCAGGCGCGTAATATGCTGCGTGATGAAATGAAAACCGGCGATCAGGTATTTTTTTATCATTCCAATTGCGACGAACCGGGCATCGTCGGCATTGCCCAGATTGTTAGAGAGGGTTATCCTGATCACACCGCTTTTGATCCTGATAATAAACATTTTGATCCTAAAAGCCACCCAGATAAACCCAGCTGGTATATGGTGGATGTAAAATTCGTGCGTAAATTATCTCGTACCATCAGTCTGCGAGAATTAAAATTAAAAACCGAATTAGCAGAACTGGCTTTGTTACGCAGGGGAAATCGCTTATCGATTATGCCGGTGAATGCCGAACAATGGCAGTTTATTCTAGCGTTGGAATAA
- a CDS encoding PQQ-binding-like beta-propeller repeat protein: protein MRKINKSQHSRFTVPKHPLYRLDVNPLPVDFKSQFAHEVIADVFLHGKLMALTLGFVFSITALATQSASAAVSTGAAGEWLQDGGGPQGIRYSELGYGSNEINKDNVSSIKQKYVLATYRNGSSMGAPLYVASERMIYALTGSPNVLLAWDVSSLPAGSTSPIPPTWSSTAIAAAPSSISKGLPTSSNQSGANCCGGTNRGMAYAKATINKVLTGLIVYNLLDGHTVAVNAHTGALVWKTTITNTGLGVTTSGQPVVTGDNGQVILGTSSGEMGTRGYVVALDLATGKPIWNNCGPTTTDGKCYTTGPDADVGIVSGTQYPFPNKDKGKDLGKTSWPATTQNVPGYLLGGSSVWSYLTYDPENDYVLYGTSQPGVWNPELRPGDNKWGASIFARKVSNSVANGNGFKAGEVAWVYQVTQHDNWDFDAIAEILPVNLNTAVTSPTDASKSASSVAVQFNKNGFVYTFDRKTGTLISADQFKDQNWAGGGIDTTSNPNTPSTATKLNTAGLPLLADGTPATSATGPNNTIIPGTNPKYNHTDQWGATVCPSPLGAHGWEPSSYSPKVYGASSAGLFFVPTFNFCASLAVTKAQFISGAPYMGMDMSLTLQPGATGQGTLMAWDLYNHKPAWKVDETYPLYGGILSTAGDIVFYTTLDKSLKAVNAENGAALFKANLECSSVGNPMTFIDGGKQFVAIYSGIAKSTGLMGTDKGACSDTATKGGLIYIYGL, encoded by the coding sequence ATGAGAAAAATCAATAAATCGCAACACAGTAGGTTTACAGTGCCAAAACACCCTTTATATCGATTGGATGTTAATCCGTTGCCAGTTGATTTCAAGAGCCAATTCGCGCATGAAGTCATTGCCGATGTTTTCCTGCACGGAAAATTAATGGCCTTGACGCTGGGGTTTGTTTTTTCAATTACGGCGTTGGCTACTCAATCAGCCAGTGCAGCCGTGTCGACGGGTGCTGCAGGCGAATGGTTGCAGGATGGTGGTGGACCGCAGGGTATACGCTATAGCGAATTGGGATACGGTTCTAACGAAATCAATAAGGATAACGTTTCGTCCATCAAGCAAAAATATGTCTTGGCAACTTATCGCAATGGTAGCAGCATGGGAGCGCCTCTTTACGTGGCTAGCGAGAGAATGATATATGCGTTGACAGGCTCTCCAAATGTGCTTTTGGCCTGGGATGTATCCAGCTTGCCAGCGGGTTCGACTTCGCCTATTCCGCCTACTTGGAGTTCCACTGCGATTGCCGCTGCACCCAGTTCCATTTCCAAGGGATTGCCTACCAGTAGTAACCAATCAGGTGCCAACTGTTGTGGTGGTACAAATCGTGGTATGGCCTATGCAAAAGCAACCATCAACAAGGTTTTGACAGGGTTAATTGTTTACAACTTGCTTGACGGACACACGGTGGCTGTCAACGCACATACTGGCGCTTTGGTATGGAAAACAACCATTACCAATACTGGTCTGGGTGTTACAACCAGCGGTCAACCCGTGGTTACGGGTGATAACGGGCAGGTGATACTCGGTACTTCGAGTGGTGAGATGGGTACTCGTGGCTATGTAGTGGCCTTGGATCTTGCTACCGGAAAGCCCATTTGGAATAACTGTGGACCAACGACTACGGATGGCAAGTGTTATACGACGGGCCCTGATGCGGATGTTGGGATAGTTTCTGGAACACAATACCCGTTCCCAAATAAAGATAAAGGAAAGGATCTGGGTAAAACCAGTTGGCCAGCGACAACTCAAAATGTGCCTGGCTATTTGTTGGGTGGCAGTTCGGTTTGGTCCTACCTGACATATGATCCTGAAAACGACTATGTTCTGTATGGAACCAGTCAGCCGGGTGTTTGGAATCCCGAGTTGCGTCCGGGCGATAATAAGTGGGGCGCTTCGATTTTTGCTCGCAAGGTGAGTAATTCGGTTGCCAACGGCAACGGATTTAAAGCGGGTGAAGTGGCTTGGGTTTATCAAGTGACTCAACACGATAACTGGGATTTTGATGCCATTGCGGAAATTCTGCCTGTCAATCTTAATACGGCAGTCACTTCGCCGACTGATGCGTCAAAAAGCGCTTCTAGCGTAGCGGTTCAATTTAACAAGAATGGATTTGTCTATACCTTTGATCGTAAAACCGGCACGCTAATATCGGCAGACCAGTTTAAGGATCAGAACTGGGCAGGGGGCGGAATCGATACCACTTCTAATCCGAATACACCGAGTACTGCAACCAAGCTTAATACGGCTGGTTTACCCCTTCTAGCCGATGGAACACCGGCAACGTCAGCTACTGGACCCAACAATACAATTATTCCTGGAACAAATCCAAAGTACAACCACACTGATCAATGGGGCGCAACGGTCTGTCCGTCACCCTTGGGTGCTCATGGTTGGGAGCCAAGTTCATATTCGCCTAAGGTCTATGGCGCGAGTAGCGCTGGACTCTTTTTTGTGCCGACTTTCAATTTCTGCGCTTCTCTGGCAGTTACCAAGGCACAGTTTATTTCGGGTGCTCCCTACATGGGTATGGATATGTCCCTGACTTTACAGCCAGGTGCAACAGGGCAGGGTACTTTGATGGCCTGGGATCTCTATAACCATAAGCCTGCATGGAAAGTGGATGAAACTTATCCGCTGTATGGTGGAATCCTGTCTACGGCTGGCGATATTGTCTTTTACACGACATTGGATAAGAGTTTGAAAGCCGTCAATGCTGAAAACGGCGCTGCTTTGTTCAAGGCTAATCTCGAGTGTAGTTCTGTGGGTAATCCGATGACCTTTATTGATGGCGGAAAACAGTTTGTGGCTATCTATAGCGGTATCGCAAAAAGTACAGGGTTAATGGGTACTGACAAGGGCGCTTGTAGCGATACAGCGACTAAAGGTGGTCTTATTTATATCTATGGTCTGTAA
- a CDS encoding quinoprotein dehydrogenase-associated putative ABC transporter substrate-binding protein has translation MLNTKMKHSKSLIMVSLLALVLSKNTQAEGVLKVCAEPNNLPFSNDKGEGFENKIAELLAKDLNRSVVYTWQRQGEGFIRQTLGSGACDVVIGVPAQLEGVKTTTPYYCSIYAIVTRKKSHLNIHSYADPAWKKLKIGLHSVGSDGSNSPPAHALGLHDLGSQVVGYTMWGTDDESPQGDVVKAVADGSIDIAIVWGPFAGYFAKPFGSQLIVRPAPVEPALPNQPFAWDIAAAVRSDDEALLVSLDDSLRRQSAKIQGILKNFGVPIIKLDPVTVKPQALQSTQ, from the coding sequence ATGTTAAATACCAAAATGAAGCATAGCAAGTCTCTAATCATGGTTTCTCTGCTGGCGCTGGTGCTAAGCAAAAATACCCAAGCAGAGGGTGTCCTTAAAGTTTGCGCCGAACCTAATAACCTTCCATTTTCTAATGACAAGGGAGAAGGATTTGAAAACAAGATTGCGGAGTTGTTGGCAAAGGATCTCAATCGGTCTGTGGTTTATACCTGGCAGCGTCAGGGTGAGGGCTTTATTCGTCAGACTCTGGGTTCTGGTGCATGCGATGTCGTTATTGGCGTTCCTGCCCAGCTTGAGGGTGTAAAGACGACTACCCCTTACTATTGCTCTATTTACGCCATTGTGACTAGAAAGAAAAGCCACTTGAATATTCACAGCTATGCCGATCCTGCCTGGAAAAAATTGAAAATCGGTCTGCATAGTGTGGGTAGTGATGGTTCGAATTCGCCGCCAGCGCATGCTCTAGGTCTGCATGATCTAGGGAGTCAGGTGGTGGGCTATACGATGTGGGGAACGGATGACGAATCACCTCAAGGTGATGTGGTGAAAGCGGTTGCAGATGGATCTATCGACATCGCCATTGTCTGGGGGCCTTTTGCGGGTTACTTTGCTAAACCTTTTGGTAGTCAGTTGATAGTAAGACCCGCGCCGGTAGAGCCAGCGCTTCCTAATCAGCCTTTCGCCTGGGATATTGCTGCGGCAGTTCGAAGCGACGATGAAGCCTTGCTAGTCAGCCTGGATGACAGTTTGCGTCGTCAGTCAGCTAAGATCCAAGGTATTCTCAAGAACTTCGGTGTTCCAATTATCAAGTTAGACCCAGTCACTGTTAAGCCACAAGCTTTACAGTCAACACAGTAA